The Nitrospira sp. genome contains a region encoding:
- a CDS encoding peptidase translates to MTFCLGMKVEDGLVGIADTRVTTGAECTMARKVSIHQHGRHSMFLMTSGLRSVRDKAVTYFDEAIGDSDQTFDKLFKAVNVFSAQIRRVAEEDKTALDRAGLIFDLHALVGGQLENDQEHKLFLIYPQGNWVEVSEGTPYCIIGETGYGKPLLDRVLRYHSSMDLALKVGFLAFDATRTSSTSVEYPLDIVLYRHDTFDIVEHRFQKEDLAEIASWWQSRIYESVEKLPSKWIDRLVDSLPRDTRAAKNCSDTAS, encoded by the coding sequence ATGACCTTTTGTCTAGGGATGAAAGTGGAAGACGGGCTCGTCGGCATCGCCGATACGCGAGTCACGACCGGCGCGGAATGTACCATGGCACGGAAAGTTTCCATCCATCAACACGGACGACATTCGATGTTTCTGATGACATCGGGGCTGCGTTCCGTGCGCGACAAGGCCGTCACCTATTTCGACGAGGCTATTGGAGATAGCGATCAGACCTTCGATAAACTGTTCAAAGCCGTCAACGTGTTTTCGGCTCAGATTCGCCGTGTGGCTGAGGAGGATAAGACCGCGCTCGATAGGGCTGGGTTGATCTTCGACCTCCATGCGCTGGTAGGAGGGCAGTTGGAAAACGACCAGGAGCACAAGCTCTTTCTGATCTACCCCCAGGGCAATTGGGTGGAAGTGAGTGAAGGCACTCCCTACTGCATCATCGGCGAGACGGGGTATGGGAAACCGCTCCTCGATCGCGTGCTGCGATATCACTCCAGCATGGACCTCGCGCTGAAGGTAGGATTTCTCGCCTTCGATGCCACCCGTACCAGTTCGACGAGCGTCGAATATCCTCTCGATATTGTCCTGTACCGGCACGATACATTCGACATCGTCGAGCATCGCTTTCAGAAGGAGGACCTCGCCGAGATCGCGTCGTGGTGGCAATCCCGCATCTATGAATCGGTGGAGAAGTTACCGTCAAAGTGGATCGACCGCCTGGTTGACTCCCTTCCTCGTGATACCAGAGCAGCTAAAAACTGCTCGGATACAGCGTCTTAG
- a CDS encoding HEAT repeat domain-containing protein, with protein sequence MRKHWALSAFTLCLILGGLHSSALAYREYFTTEQRAQLDKIQTILIEVMTLTDTGRADSGVMADVVAQRLREAGYEVVRDPATKNDVLFRVKCEQRKTWEGTTATGGDADLPDAPSRLWRGPACQLTYVLGGMKIKWQKEVRTEFEDAVAAAQTAQAADPGIYAMAKLQEALEKYEFPLLLAAEWGHADRLLKMLDSPDTGQARKIKIMSLLGEMQADEALPKLKEALKDRDLAKQALVAMGNLGRDGIPLLIDMMNSSPQLEIQAAAAKGLGQIGGINGDASVVPPLLAKLQDPKSDWGVLTEVAWALGKIPDKRSIQPLYDIDKKLQAIRDPDNVVLKKLKEAVFWAIKQCDTWDQYS encoded by the coding sequence ATGCGAAAACACTGGGCATTGTCTGCCTTTACGCTATGCCTAATACTCGGCGGGCTTCATTCTTCGGCGCTGGCCTACCGAGAATACTTCACAACGGAACAGAGGGCTCAGCTCGATAAGATCCAAACTATTTTGATTGAAGTGATGACACTTACAGATACAGGTAGGGCTGATTCCGGCGTCATGGCCGACGTCGTCGCCCAACGGCTGCGGGAGGCCGGTTACGAGGTTGTTCGGGATCCGGCCACGAAAAATGATGTCCTTTTTCGCGTGAAGTGCGAGCAGCGCAAGACCTGGGAGGGCACAACGGCGACCGGCGGAGATGCAGATCTTCCCGATGCCCCGTCGCGCCTCTGGAGAGGTCCGGCCTGCCAGCTGACCTATGTCCTCGGAGGTATGAAGATCAAGTGGCAGAAAGAAGTACGCACGGAGTTTGAGGATGCCGTGGCTGCCGCGCAGACGGCGCAGGCAGCCGATCCCGGCATCTATGCCATGGCGAAGCTGCAGGAGGCACTGGAGAAATATGAGTTTCCTCTGCTCCTAGCCGCGGAATGGGGCCACGCCGATCGCCTTCTCAAGATGCTTGATTCGCCGGATACGGGCCAGGCTCGGAAAATCAAGATCATGTCCCTCCTGGGAGAGATGCAGGCCGACGAGGCTCTACCAAAATTGAAAGAAGCGCTGAAAGACCGGGATCTTGCAAAGCAGGCGCTCGTCGCCATGGGCAATCTCGGGAGAGATGGCATTCCACTCCTCATCGACATGATGAATTCCTCGCCTCAGCTGGAAATTCAGGCGGCTGCAGCGAAAGGACTGGGGCAGATCGGAGGAATCAATGGAGACGCCTCGGTCGTGCCCCCGTTGTTGGCAAAGCTTCAGGACCCGAAGAGTGATTGGGGAGTCCTGACAGAGGTGGCGTGGGCACTCGGAAAGATCCCGGATAAACGGTCGATCCAACCTCTCTATGATATTGATAAGAAGCTTCAAGCCATCCGAGACCCCGACAATGTAGTCCTCAAGAAGCTCAAGGAAGCCGTCTTTTGGGCGATCAAACAATGCGACACATGGGATCAATACAGCTAA
- the atpD gene encoding F0F1 ATP synthase subunit beta → MATATGKVIQVIGPVVDVEFPPGQLPNIYNAIKVSQEEDKVAGKPAVRITLEVASHLGENRVRSIAMSTTDGLTRGMDVQDTGAPISVPVGRETLGRLINVLGEPVDERGPIKAKKTYPIHRPAPKLEDQETRTEVLETGIKVVDLLEPYSKGGKVGLFGGAGVGKTVIIMELINNIALHHGGFSVFAGVGERTREGNDLWHEMQESKVIDPDDFTKSKAALVYGQMNEPPGARLRVALTGLAVAEFFRDEENQDVLLFVDNIFRFTQAGSEVSALLGRMPSAVGYQPNLSTEMGALQERITSTKRGSITSVQAIYVPADDLTDPAPATAFAHLDATTVLSRSLAELGIYPAVDPLDSTSRILDPQIIGEEHYKIARGVQSVLQRYKDLQDIIAILGMDELSEDDKMAVARARKIQRFLSQPFHVAEAFTGAPGKYVKLKDTVRSFKEILEGKYDHLPEQAFYMVGPIEEAVAKAEKMGVKV, encoded by the coding sequence GTGGCGACTGCAACAGGCAAAGTCATCCAGGTCATCGGACCGGTGGTGGACGTCGAGTTTCCTCCCGGTCAGCTGCCGAACATTTACAACGCGATCAAGGTCTCGCAGGAAGAGGATAAGGTTGCGGGCAAGCCGGCTGTGAGGATCACCCTCGAAGTCGCTTCGCACCTGGGCGAAAACCGAGTCCGTAGCATCGCAATGTCCACGACCGATGGTCTGACGCGCGGGATGGATGTGCAGGATACTGGAGCCCCGATTTCCGTACCCGTAGGCCGTGAAACGCTCGGTCGCCTCATCAACGTGCTTGGCGAGCCAGTCGATGAACGCGGTCCCATCAAGGCGAAGAAGACGTATCCCATTCACCGACCTGCTCCAAAGCTGGAAGACCAGGAAACCAGGACAGAAGTGTTGGAAACCGGTATCAAAGTCGTTGACCTGCTCGAACCCTACAGCAAGGGCGGCAAGGTCGGACTGTTCGGCGGCGCCGGCGTCGGTAAAACCGTCATTATCATGGAGCTCATCAACAACATTGCCTTGCACCACGGCGGCTTCTCCGTTTTCGCCGGTGTCGGTGAGCGAACCCGTGAAGGGAACGACCTGTGGCACGAAATGCAGGAGTCAAAGGTCATTGATCCGGACGACTTTACGAAATCCAAAGCCGCTCTGGTCTATGGCCAGATGAACGAACCCCCTGGAGCCCGTCTTCGCGTGGCATTGACCGGCTTGGCCGTCGCCGAGTTCTTCCGCGATGAAGAAAATCAAGACGTGTTGCTCTTCGTGGACAATATCTTCCGGTTCACTCAGGCCGGTTCCGAAGTATCCGCATTGTTGGGACGCATGCCCTCCGCCGTCGGCTATCAGCCGAACCTCTCGACTGAGATGGGTGCCTTGCAGGAACGGATCACTTCGACCAAACGGGGCTCTATTACTTCTGTGCAGGCCATCTATGTGCCTGCCGACGACCTGACCGATCCGGCTCCGGCAACAGCCTTTGCGCATTTGGACGCGACCACGGTGCTATCCCGTTCACTCGCCGAGTTGGGTATTTATCCGGCAGTCGATCCCCTGGACTCGACGTCGCGCATTCTTGATCCGCAGATCATCGGGGAAGAGCATTACAAAATCGCGCGCGGCGTGCAGTCCGTTCTCCAGCGCTACAAGGATTTACAGGACATCATCGCGATTCTCGGTATGGACGAATTGTCGGAAGATGACAAGATGGCCGTGGCGCGCGCCAGGAAGATTCAGCGGTTTCTCTCACAGCCCTTCCATGTGGCCGAAGCGTTCACCGGTGCGCCGGGCAAATATGTCAAGCTGAAGGACACGGTCCGCAGCTTCAAAGAGATCCTCGAAGGGAAGTATGACCATCTGCCTGAGCAGGCGTTCTATATGGTCGGCCCGATCGAAGAAGCGGTGGCGAAAGCGGAGAAGATGGGGGTGAAAGTCTAA
- the atpH gene encoding ATP synthase F1 subunit delta, producing MIKTTVARRYAQALFELLDQSTIEVTRATLTGLGEAIKESDQLRHVVTSPAFGVEEKIAVLTAIADKLGCPPTGKAFLGQLVKKNRVGFLPEIAGAFGKLVDESKGTQPVMVSSATVLSSGEQDRIKTRLRETLKREVDVTFQTDAGHLAGLQIHIGSTVVDSTVRGRLRDLQVVLTRE from the coding sequence GTGATTAAGACAACAGTTGCGCGACGTTACGCTCAAGCCCTCTTCGAGCTCCTGGATCAATCGACCATCGAAGTAACACGGGCGACGCTCACGGGCCTCGGTGAGGCCATCAAGGAGTCGGATCAACTCCGCCATGTCGTGACCTCGCCCGCATTTGGGGTGGAAGAGAAGATTGCCGTGTTGACCGCCATCGCGGACAAACTCGGATGCCCTCCGACCGGCAAAGCGTTTCTCGGACAATTGGTGAAGAAAAATCGAGTGGGGTTTCTCCCGGAGATCGCCGGTGCATTCGGGAAACTCGTTGATGAATCCAAGGGGACTCAACCGGTGATGGTTTCCTCGGCAACAGTGCTATCCTCCGGTGAGCAAGATCGTATCAAAACGCGCCTGCGTGAAACGCTGAAGCGCGAAGTAGATGTGACGTTTCAGACCGACGCAGGCCACCTCGCAGGTTTGCAGATCCATATCGGCAGCACGGTGGTGGACAGTACCGTCCGAGGTCGCTTGCGCGATTTGCAAGTCGTGTTGACGAGAGAATAA
- a CDS encoding ABATE domain-containing protein, whose product MENRSQRFLFVGNHPCLDLINTQLVVKGEPRDLLETFDDLFVWLIRVGLLSVSQAKAARPHLNSEEAASLLERAKTLRATLRSIAEQVAAGGAVPGSAINAMNQFLAQRPGYPELLRTKEGITQRFHSLATQQVEFLAPLLEAACNLLTSDRLRLIKKCANAACVLYFLDTTKNHTRNWCSMQMCGNRMKVAAHYRRSRAKVGL is encoded by the coding sequence ATGGAGAACAGATCGCAGAGGTTTCTGTTTGTGGGAAACCACCCGTGTCTGGATTTGATCAATACCCAGTTGGTGGTGAAAGGAGAGCCAAGAGATCTACTCGAGACTTTTGATGATCTTTTCGTGTGGCTGATACGAGTAGGACTTCTTTCGGTGTCCCAGGCCAAGGCCGCTAGGCCTCACCTGAACAGTGAGGAAGCCGCGTCGCTGCTTGAACGGGCAAAGACCTTGCGGGCAACGCTCCGATCCATCGCCGAACAGGTTGCGGCAGGCGGCGCTGTGCCCGGTTCAGCCATCAACGCCATGAATCAGTTCTTGGCGCAGCGTCCCGGCTACCCCGAGCTTCTCCGGACCAAGGAAGGCATCACACAGCGCTTCCATTCACTGGCAACGCAGCAGGTGGAGTTTCTCGCTCCCCTTTTAGAAGCAGCGTGCAATCTGCTCACCTCCGACCGTTTGCGTTTGATCAAGAAATGCGCCAATGCCGCCTGCGTTCTTTATTTTTTAGACACGACGAAGAATCACACACGGAACTGGTGCAGCATGCAGATGTGCGGGAACCGGATGAAAGTGGCGGCGCACTATCGAAGAAGTCGGGCTAAGGTTGGTCTCTAA
- a CDS encoding F0F1 ATP synthase subunit alpha, with amino-acid sequence MQIRAEEISAIIKEKIKGFDQQVDVKETGSVIQVGDGIAKVYGLDGAMAGEMLEFPGGLYGIALNLEEDNVGAVLMGDDVGIKEGDPVKRTGRIAEIPVGEALVGRVVNAIGQPIDGKGPIKSPHSSRIEVVAPGVNTRQSVREPLQTGIKAIDAMIPIGRGQRELIIGDRQTGKTAIAVDTIINQKGLGVFCIYVAVGQKRSTVARVVKTLEENHAMEYSMVVSASASDPAPMQFLAPFSGAAIGEYFRDNGKHALIVYDDLSKHAVAYRQLSLLLRRPPGREAYPGDVFYLHSRLLERAAKLSDKLGGGSLTALPIIETQAGDVSAYIPTNVISITDGQIYLGSDLFYSGIRPAINVGLSVSRVGGSAQIKTMKQVAGTLRLDLAQYREMAAFSQFGSELDKATQMQLARGVRMVELLKQGQYKPMPVADQVLSIYAGTQGFLDDVAVDKVQQFESDLLHYIQQNHPELKKEVTTIGKIDDKVGGRLKEIISTFKQKMGFGAK; translated from the coding sequence ATGCAGATCAGGGCAGAAGAAATCAGTGCGATCATCAAGGAGAAGATCAAAGGCTTCGACCAGCAGGTCGATGTTAAGGAGACCGGCTCTGTCATTCAGGTCGGCGACGGGATTGCCAAGGTCTATGGTCTTGACGGGGCCATGGCCGGCGAGATGCTCGAGTTCCCGGGCGGTCTGTACGGGATTGCGCTGAACCTCGAAGAAGATAACGTCGGCGCCGTGTTGATGGGCGACGATGTGGGGATCAAAGAAGGCGATCCGGTCAAGCGAACCGGCCGCATCGCGGAAATTCCGGTCGGTGAAGCGTTGGTCGGCCGGGTTGTGAACGCGATCGGTCAACCGATCGACGGGAAGGGCCCGATCAAGTCGCCGCATTCCTCACGTATCGAAGTCGTCGCCCCCGGTGTGAACACCCGCCAGTCCGTCCGCGAACCGTTGCAGACGGGTATCAAGGCTATCGACGCCATGATCCCAATCGGCCGTGGCCAGCGCGAGTTGATCATCGGCGACCGCCAAACCGGGAAGACTGCCATCGCAGTCGATACGATCATCAATCAAAAGGGCCTCGGCGTATTCTGTATTTATGTGGCGGTCGGACAAAAGCGGTCCACCGTCGCCCGCGTCGTGAAGACGCTCGAAGAGAACCATGCCATGGAATACAGCATGGTGGTCTCCGCCAGCGCCAGCGACCCGGCTCCGATGCAGTTCCTCGCGCCTTTTTCCGGCGCCGCGATCGGCGAGTATTTCCGCGACAACGGCAAGCACGCGCTGATCGTGTACGACGATTTGTCGAAGCATGCGGTGGCGTATCGTCAGTTGTCGTTGTTGCTCCGACGCCCGCCGGGACGAGAAGCCTATCCGGGCGATGTGTTCTATCTGCATTCCCGGTTGTTGGAGCGCGCGGCCAAGCTGAGTGACAAGCTCGGCGGCGGCAGTCTCACGGCGCTCCCCATCATCGAGACCCAAGCCGGCGACGTGTCGGCGTACATTCCGACGAACGTGATCTCGATCACCGACGGCCAGATCTATCTCGGTAGCGATCTCTTCTACTCCGGTATCCGTCCGGCGATCAACGTGGGTCTGTCGGTGTCCCGAGTCGGCGGATCCGCGCAGATCAAAACCATGAAACAGGTGGCCGGTACCCTTCGACTGGACCTCGCCCAATATCGGGAGATGGCGGCGTTCTCCCAGTTCGGGAGCGAACTGGACAAAGCGACCCAGATGCAGCTCGCGCGAGGGGTGCGCATGGTGGAGTTGCTCAAGCAGGGCCAATATAAGCCCATGCCGGTGGCCGACCAGGTGCTCTCGATCTACGCGGGTACGCAGGGTTTCTTGGATGATGTGGCGGTGGACAAGGTGCAGCAGTTCGAAAGCGATCTGCTCCACTATATTCAACAGAACCATCCGGAGCTGAAGAAGGAAGTCACGACCATCGGCAAGATTGACGACAAGGTCGGCGGCCGCCTGAAAGAAATCATCTCGACCTTCAAGCAGAAGATGGGATTCGGAGCGAAGTAA
- a CDS encoding alpha-E domain-containing protein: MLSRVASSIYWLNRYIERAENYARFIEVNLNLSLDLPRGTTEQWEPLVATTGDHESFTGRYGKASKETVIQFLLADAENSNSILSCLLAARENARSVREVISSDMWEQVNRFYLMVRGATANGLSSQNLHTFLADVKANSHLFLGITDATMSHGEGWHFARLGRLLERADKTSRILDVKYFMLLPTIAEVGTPFDIIQWSALLKSASALEMYYKRFGRISPDDVTSFLILDSTFPRAIRYCLIKSEGSLHAISGSEHGSYQNQAEKRLGRLRAELDFGDLEDCLAGGLHEFLDLFQAQLNRVGDAIFETFFAPRPIHSTITGAEAQ; the protein is encoded by the coding sequence ATGCTGAGCCGAGTCGCCAGTTCCATTTATTGGCTAAACCGCTACATCGAACGGGCGGAGAATTATGCCCGATTCATTGAGGTGAACCTGAACCTCTCTCTCGATCTTCCCAGAGGCACCACGGAGCAGTGGGAGCCGTTGGTGGCTACGACGGGAGATCATGAAAGTTTTACCGGTCGCTATGGAAAGGCCTCGAAGGAAACCGTGATCCAGTTTCTCCTGGCCGATGCGGAGAATTCCAATTCGATTCTGTCTTGCCTCCTCGCTGCACGGGAGAACGCTCGATCGGTTCGAGAAGTCATCTCCAGCGACATGTGGGAGCAAGTCAACCGCTTTTACCTCATGGTGAGAGGCGCTACCGCGAACGGTTTGTCCAGCCAAAATCTCCACACGTTTTTGGCGGACGTGAAAGCAAACAGCCACCTCTTTCTGGGCATTACCGATGCCACCATGTCACACGGGGAAGGCTGGCATTTTGCCAGACTCGGTCGTCTGCTGGAACGAGCGGACAAGACCTCGCGTATTCTGGACGTGAAATATTTCATGTTGCTTCCGACTATCGCCGAGGTGGGGACACCATTCGATATCATCCAGTGGTCCGCATTGCTGAAATCCGCCAGCGCCCTTGAAATGTATTACAAGCGCTTCGGTCGCATTTCGCCGGACGACGTCACGTCATTCCTGATTCTCGACTCCACATTCCCTCGAGCCATTCGGTACTGTCTTATCAAGAGCGAAGGTTCGCTACATGCCATCTCCGGGTCTGAACACGGGTCCTATCAGAACCAAGCCGAGAAACGGCTTGGACGGCTGCGCGCCGAGTTGGACTTTGGCGATCTTGAAGATTGCCTAGCCGGCGGTCTGCACGAATTCTTGGATCTCTTTCAAGCACAGCTCAATCGCGTGGGGGACGCTATTTTTGAAACTTTCTTCGCCCCTCGCCCCATCCACAGTACAATCACCGGCGCGGAGGCACAATGA
- the atpG gene encoding ATP synthase F1 subunit gamma produces MPSLQSLRRKIAAFKNTQKITKAMKMVAAAKLKRSQDRILAARPYAHKMRGVLSNLSQRVNRSSHPLLQKRDGKKIEVLVVTSDRGLCGGFNGNIVRKSAEFVRQCEARGLQVNLSIIGRKGRDYFRRRAWPIRQEWTGIFDKLSFEHALDIGGDLTDNFVKATFDELYVVYNEFKSAIQQRVIVEKLFPVDAQVEFGAAQADGPTSGSYLYEPDEAELLSALVPKHFQVQTYRILLESAAAEHGARMAAMDGATRNAGQLIKKVTLYYNKTRQAAITKELMDIVGGAEALK; encoded by the coding sequence ATGCCAAGTCTACAAAGTCTGCGCAGGAAGATCGCAGCGTTTAAGAATACCCAGAAAATCACCAAGGCCATGAAGATGGTGGCCGCGGCAAAGCTCAAGCGGTCGCAGGACCGAATTCTGGCCGCCCGTCCCTATGCGCACAAAATGCGCGGGGTGTTGAGTAATCTGAGCCAACGTGTGAACCGCTCCTCTCATCCACTTCTGCAGAAGCGCGACGGGAAGAAAATCGAGGTGCTTGTTGTCACGAGCGATCGTGGGCTGTGCGGTGGCTTCAACGGCAACATCGTCCGCAAAAGTGCCGAATTCGTGCGGCAATGCGAAGCGCGTGGTCTGCAAGTCAATCTGAGTATCATCGGCCGGAAGGGCCGCGACTACTTCCGTCGCCGTGCCTGGCCGATCCGGCAGGAATGGACCGGGATCTTCGACAAGCTAAGTTTCGAGCATGCGCTCGATATCGGCGGTGATCTGACGGATAACTTTGTGAAGGCGACGTTCGACGAGCTGTATGTTGTCTACAACGAGTTCAAGTCCGCCATTCAGCAGCGTGTGATTGTCGAAAAGCTCTTTCCAGTCGACGCTCAGGTGGAGTTTGGTGCAGCCCAAGCCGACGGACCGACAAGCGGCAGTTATCTGTACGAGCCGGATGAAGCCGAACTGTTGAGCGCCCTGGTACCGAAACATTTCCAGGTGCAGACGTATCGGATCTTGTTGGAGTCCGCAGCCGCCGAACACGGCGCCCGCATGGCTGCCATGGATGGCGCCACGCGCAACGCCGGACAGCTCATTAAGAAAGTGACGCTCTACTACAACAAGACTAGACAGGCTGCGATTACGAAGGAACTGATGGATATTGTCGGCGGCGCCGAGGCGCTGAAGTAG
- a CDS encoding DUF3365 domain-containing protein, protein MASSKRLLWGTALLGFAIGGAAVMWPARTWSETTSINLPIDTVADYIHAVIEADRDVYTRHVVERMQAKGVVVASENWEEKNTLPLPAQFLLESGRFNNKKGLAMQYRLISLWPINKRNIATNAFQSIGLGTILTQPDRPYTGVTKVGDKRYYEAVYADLAVTQACIGCHNAHPDSPKRDFKLNDVMGAIVISIQLGQ, encoded by the coding sequence ATGGCTTCCTCTAAGAGACTGCTGTGGGGAACCGCTCTGCTTGGATTTGCAATTGGGGGCGCGGCGGTCATGTGGCCGGCTCGCACCTGGTCTGAAACCACATCCATCAATCTCCCGATCGATACGGTGGCCGATTACATTCACGCCGTGATCGAGGCGGACCGAGATGTCTATACCAGGCATGTTGTGGAACGCATGCAGGCAAAGGGAGTTGTGGTTGCATCGGAAAACTGGGAAGAGAAGAATACCTTACCGCTACCCGCCCAATTCTTGTTGGAATCAGGACGGTTCAATAACAAGAAAGGCTTAGCGATGCAGTACCGGCTGATCAGCTTGTGGCCGATCAACAAACGAAACATTGCGACGAACGCGTTTCAAAGTATCGGGCTCGGGACCATTCTGACTCAACCCGACAGGCCGTACACCGGAGTCACGAAGGTAGGTGACAAGCGGTATTATGAGGCGGTGTACGCCGATCTGGCCGTCACACAAGCGTGTATCGGGTGCCATAATGCCCATCCTGACAGCCCGAAGCGAGACTTCAAGCTCAACGATGTCATGGGTGCCATCGTGATCAGTATTCAGTTAGGGCAGTAA
- a CDS encoding circularly permuted type 2 ATP-grasp protein, translating to MRFSHYDPEGFYDELYEGAGQTRPGSALLLRKFASLPEGELKKRQQAAERVILNMGMTFGVYGSDDGHEQIFPFDIVPRIVTASDWERIESGLRQRMRALNLFIDDVYHDQKILKNGVIPSELIYSSKGFLLPCMGLRPPRGIWCHIAGIDLVRINDGRYYVLEDNMRCPSGVAYVLEARQVMKRTFPELFDAYRVRPVDGYPSHLLETLQYLTDLPDPTIVILTPGILNSAYYEHSLLAQKMGVELVEANDLVVVDGFVHMRTTKGSQRVDVIYRRINDDYLDPLVFRSDSLLGVPGLMESYKRGRVALVNAPGTGVSDDKAIYAYVPKIINYYLAEEPILPNVPTYICSNRQDRTYVLEHLDQLVVKATNEAGGYGMMIGPHASKQEREEYARRVEADPRNYIAQPTLALSRVPTLVDDHLEGRHVDLRPYVLHGRDVYVLPGGMTRVALRKGSLVVNSSQGGGNKDTWVLS from the coding sequence ATACGGTTTTCCCATTACGACCCGGAAGGGTTCTACGACGAGCTGTACGAGGGTGCAGGCCAAACACGGCCTGGCAGCGCTCTCTTGCTGCGAAAGTTTGCATCACTGCCGGAAGGGGAACTGAAAAAGCGCCAACAAGCGGCCGAGCGCGTCATCCTCAACATGGGAATGACGTTCGGTGTCTATGGGAGCGATGATGGCCATGAACAGATCTTTCCCTTCGACATCGTGCCGCGAATCGTCACGGCATCGGATTGGGAACGCATCGAATCCGGACTTCGTCAGCGCATGCGCGCTTTGAACTTGTTTATCGACGATGTGTACCACGATCAAAAGATTCTCAAGAACGGGGTGATTCCCAGCGAACTGATTTATTCCAGCAAGGGCTTCTTGCTGCCCTGCATGGGGCTCCGTCCCCCACGAGGTATCTGGTGCCACATTGCCGGGATCGATCTGGTTCGAATTAATGATGGCCGGTACTACGTCCTCGAAGACAACATGCGCTGCCCGTCAGGCGTGGCCTACGTCTTGGAGGCGCGGCAGGTCATGAAGCGAACGTTCCCTGAGCTCTTCGATGCCTATCGCGTGCGGCCGGTCGACGGTTATCCAAGCCACCTGCTGGAAACACTCCAATATCTTACCGATCTTCCCGATCCGACCATCGTGATTCTCACGCCCGGAATCCTTAACTCCGCCTACTATGAACACTCCTTGCTCGCACAAAAGATGGGGGTAGAATTAGTCGAAGCCAATGATCTCGTCGTGGTGGACGGATTCGTGCATATGCGGACGACGAAAGGTTCTCAGCGGGTAGACGTGATCTACCGGCGGATCAACGACGACTACTTGGACCCGCTCGTATTTCGCAGCGACTCTCTCCTCGGTGTCCCCGGTCTCATGGAATCTTACAAGAGAGGCAGAGTCGCGCTCGTCAATGCGCCCGGCACCGGTGTGTCCGACGACAAAGCCATTTATGCCTATGTCCCGAAGATCATCAATTACTACTTGGCGGAGGAACCGATACTCCCGAACGTGCCGACCTATATCTGTTCGAATAGGCAGGATCGGACCTATGTTTTGGAGCATTTGGATCAACTGGTCGTGAAAGCCACCAACGAAGCCGGTGGGTACGGCATGATGATCGGTCCCCATGCTTCGAAGCAGGAGCGGGAAGAATATGCCCGTCGCGTTGAAGCAGACCCGCGCAACTATATCGCTCAACCGACTCTGGCCCTCTCTCGAGTACCGACATTGGTGGACGACCACCTCGAGGGGCGCCACGTCGATCTTCGGCCATACGTCTTACATGGACGTGATGTCTACGTCCTGCCGGGAGGCATGACGCGCGTGGCGTTGCGGAAAGGGTCGCTGGTAGTGAATTCATCGCAGGGTGGAGGCAACAAAGACACATGGGTCCTTTCCTAA
- a CDS encoding F0F1 ATP synthase subunit epsilon translates to MAGKILLEVVTPEKQLLSQQVDEVIAPGSEGEFGVLPGHCHFLSSLRIGELRYRSGDQTHSMAILWGFAEVTPTKVTVMAEIAEKAEDIDVERATAKVAEAERRLQAGGLPSEVKEAHITLEKARLRKKVAERARKTSHP, encoded by the coding sequence ATGGCGGGAAAGATTTTGTTAGAGGTGGTCACGCCGGAGAAACAGCTGCTGAGTCAGCAGGTGGATGAAGTCATTGCACCTGGGTCAGAGGGAGAGTTCGGGGTGCTCCCAGGGCACTGTCATTTCCTTTCTTCACTCCGGATCGGTGAACTCCGGTATCGCAGCGGTGACCAGACCCATTCCATGGCTATTCTGTGGGGTTTTGCCGAAGTCACACCAACAAAAGTCACCGTGATGGCCGAGATTGCGGAAAAGGCTGAAGACATTGATGTTGAGCGGGCTACAGCCAAAGTCGCCGAAGCCGAGCGACGACTCCAGGCGGGCGGCTTGCCATCGGAAGTGAAAGAAGCCCACATCACTCTTGAGAAGGCTCGCCTTCGCAAGAAGGTAGCTGAACGCGCGAGAAAGACCAGCCACCCCTAG